From Triticum urartu cultivar G1812 chromosome 2, Tu2.1, whole genome shotgun sequence, a single genomic window includes:
- the LOC125539176 gene encoding disease resistance protein RPS2-like yields MADAISAAGSCLQPLCECLDGTGMLDAAAREVASFLHLKSNWADLDKAKKLLLAVETTVRARVTAEVDKLNICDPQVQVWLRRIEELQLDAIDEDYSQLRKYSCLGQCTIHAHRRASIGRHVLEALDEANKLIEEGRRFKKFGFKPLPKIVDPLPQIETFGLETMLSQLHDLFEKGDSNIIGVWGQGGVGKTTLLHVFNNDLEKKAHDYQVVIFIEVSNSETLNIVEIQQTISERLNLPWNDAEPIAKRARFLIKALARKRFVILLDDVRKKFRLEDVGIPTPDTKSQSKLILTSRYQEVCFQMNAQRSLIKMQILGNDASWELFLSKLSKEASAAVESLGSQNTSREHAMAIARSCGGLPLALNVIGTAVAGLEEGEWKSAVDAIDTNMENIDGVDEMFGRLKYSYDRLTTTQQQCFLYCTLFPEYGSISKEQLVDYWLAEGLLLHDRENGYLIFRSLVSACLLQASGSMSSKVKMHHVIRQLGLWLVNKSDTKFLVQPGMALDNAPSAGEWNEATRISIMSNNITELSFSPKCKNVTTLLMQNNPNLNKMSYGFFRTMSSLKVLDLSHTAITSLPECDALVALEHLNLSHTHIMRLPERLWLLKELRHLDLSVTVALEDTMNNCSKLHKLKVLNLFRSHYGIRDVDNLNLDSLKELLFLGITIYAEDVLKKLNMPRPLAKSTHRLNLKYCADMQSIKISDLSHMEHLEELYVESCYDLNTVVADAELTTSQLQFLTLSVLPSLESVLVAPMSHNFQYIRKLIISHCPKLLNITWVRGLQLLERLVISHCDGVLEIVEDEEQCGEQMKMQDHASDEQEDHAMVETSRNDTGQSDFPKLRLIVLTGLKKLRSICKAREFPCLETLRVEDCPNLRSIPLSCTHNYGKLKQICGSVEWWEKLQWENKEEVACLNSKYFIPI; encoded by the exons ATGGCTGACGCGATCAGCGCCGCCGGTTCTTGCCTGCAGCCCCTCTGCGAATGCTTGGATGGCACAGGCATGCTGGACGCGGCGGCCCGGGAGGTCGCCTCGTTCCTTCACCTCAAATCCAACTGGGCCGATCTCGACAAGGCCAAGAAGCTACTGCTTGCTGTCGAGACGACGGTGAGGGCGCGAGTCACCGCAGAGGTGGACAAGCTGAACATCTGTGACCCTCAGGTGCAGGTCTGGCTGAGGCGTATCGAAGAGCTACAACTGGATGCCATCGACGAGGACTACAGCCAGTTGAGGAAGTATTCTTGCCTCGGCCAGTGCACCATCCATGCTCACCGGCGTGCCTCGATCGGCAGGCATGTTCTTGAGGCTCTAGATGAGGCAAATAAACTTATTGAAGAAGGGAGGCGGTTCAAGAAATTTGGATTCAAGCCCCTTCCCAAGATTGTTGATCCATTGCCTCAAATCGAGAcgtttggtttggagaccatgcTGAGTCAGCTCCATGATCTGTTTGAGAAGGGCGACTCGAATATAATTGGTGTGTGGGGTCAAGGAGGTGTTGGCAAGACGACGCTTCTACATGTTTTCAACAATGATCTTGAAAAGAAGGCCCATGACTATCAG GTTGTTATCTTTATTGAAGTATCCAATTCAGAGACGCTGAACATAGTGGAGATACAACAGACTATCTCCGAAAGGCTCAACTTGCCATGGAATGATGCAGAGCCAATTGCCAAACGGGCCAGATTCTTGATAAAGGCACTTGCTAGGAAAAGATTTGTAATCCTGCTTGATGATGTAAGGAAGAAATTCCGACTGGAGGATGTTGGTATCCCAACTCCAGATACCAAAAGTCAGAGCAAGCTGATCCTCACATCACGTTACCAAGAAGTATGCTTCCAGATGAATGCACAAAGAAGCTTGATTAAGATGCAGATTTTGGGTAACGATGCTTCATGGGAACTGTTCTTGAGCAAGCTTAGCAAGGAGGCTAGTGCAGCAGTTGAATCGCTTGGTTCCCAGAATACTTCTAGAGAGCATGCTATGGCAATAGCCCGAAGTTGTGGAGGACTGCCACTTGCACTCAATGTCATTGGGACCGCTGTGGCAGGCTTGGAAGAGGGTGAGTGGAAATCAGCTGTGGATGCAATTGATACTAATATGGAGAATATTGATGGTGTGGATGAAATGTTTGGTCGGTTGAAATACAGCTACGACAGGCTCACAACCACTCAACAACAGTGTTTCTTATACTGCACTCTTTTCCCAGAATATGGATCTATCAGTAAAGAGCAACTTGTTGATTATTGGTTAGCTGAAGGTTTGCTATTACATGATCGTGAGAATGGTTATCTGATATTCCGCAGTCTCGTTTCAGCCTGCTTGTTGCAGGCCAGTGGCTCAATGTCTTCAAAGGTAAAAATGCACCATGTAATCAGGCAACTGGGTCTTTGGTTGGTCAACAAGTCAGATACAAAGTTTCTTGTTCAACCAGGGATGGCCTTGGATAATGCTCCATCAGCTGGAGAATGGAATGAAGCTACAAGGATCTCCATCATGTCTAATAACATCACCGAGCTTTCTTTCTCACCAAAGTGCAAAAATGTTACCACTCTGTTGATGCAGAACAACCCAAATTTGAACAAGATGAGCTATGGATTTTTCAGAACTATGTCATCCTTGAAAGTTCTGGATCTTTCTCATACTGCAATAACATCACTTCCAGAATGTGATGCATTGGTTGCATTGGAGCATCTGAATTTGTCTCACACACACATTATGAGATTACCTGAGCGCCTATGGTTACTGAAAGAGTTGAGGCATTTGGATCTGAGTGTGACTGTTGCACTTGAAGATACCATGAACAACTGCTCAAAGTTGCACAAGTTGAAAGTGCTCAATCTCTTCCGCAGCCACTATGGTATCCGTGATGTTGACAACCTGAATTTGGATTCTCTGAAGGAACTACTGTTCCTTGGAATCACTATTTATGCAGAGGATGTGCTAAAGAAATTGAACATGCCTCGTCCTTTGGCGAAGTCAACACATCGCTTAAACTTGAAGTATTGTGCAGATATGCAATCAATCAAAATCTCTGACCTCAGCCACATGGAGCACCTTGAGGAGCTGTATGTTGAATCATGCTATGACCTGAACACAGTGGTTGCTGATGCTGAGCTTACAACTTCACAGTTGCAGTTCCTGACCCTGTCAGTTCTTCCCTCGTTGGAAAGTGTCCTTGTTGCACCAATGTCCCATAATTTTCAGTACATTCGCAAATTGATCATTTCACACTGCCCCAAGTTGTTGAACATAACATGGGTCCGAGGACTTCAGCTTCTTGAGAGGCTTGTCATATCTCATTGTGATGGGGTGCTCGAAATTGTTGAAGATGAGGAGCAGTGTGGAGAACAAATGAAAATGCAGGATCATGCTTCAGATGAACAAGAAGATCATGCTATGGTAGAAACTTCACGGAATGACACAGGGCAGAGTGACTTCCCAAAGTTGAGATTGATCGTATTGACGGGACTTAAGAAGCTGAGAAGTATTTGTAAAGCAAGAGAATTCCCATGCCTTGAGACCCTTCGGGTGGAGGATTGCCCAAATCTGAGGAGCATCCCGCTAAGCTGCACGCATAACTATGGGAAACTGAAGCAGATATGTGGTTCAGTTGAATGGTGGGAGAAACTGCAGTGGGAAAATAAGGAGGAGGTGGCATGTCTGAACAGCAAGTACTTCATTCCAATCTGA